In Candidatus Aminicenantes bacterium, the genomic window CCGCAGCCTCCGCCCCCCTCCCGGCGCGCCGTTCAGGTCGATCCGCAGCCACCCTCCGTCCGGCATGGCCTGGATGGCGTTGCGGATGAGGTTCCAGACGACCTGTTTGAACTGGGATTGGCTGCCGTAGAGGTCGAGCGACGAGGCGTCGAAATTTCCCTCCACCCTTATCCCTTCGCCCAGCTCGCCTCCCGCCCGCAGCAGGGTCAGGGTTTCCCGAACGACCGCGGCCATGGAGAAGCGCTGAAAATCGCGCGGGCCCGGCGAGGCCAGGTTGAGATACTGCTCGATCGTCTGGGACACCCGCTTGGATTCCCGCAGGATGATGTCCATCAGCTGGGCCGGTTCGCCGGTCGGCTTCAGCTCCATTTTGAGCACCTGGACCGCACCCGAAATGGCGGCCAAGGGGTTGCGGATCTCGTGGGCGATCAGGGCCGACATCTTGCCCGCTTCGGCCAGGCGCTCCCGGATGGCCAGCTCGCGCTCGACCCGGCCGAGGGCATCCTTGGCCTTGCGGATGCTCCGCCCGTAATGGCCGGACAGGAAGGCCATGGCCGCGAACAAAGCCCAGGCCAGAAAAATGGTATACAAGACGAGTCCGGCCGAGGTTTCCCGAGCTTGATCGGCCAGGTAGTAGGGGATCAGCCCGAAGAACATGCCGTCGGCCAGGAATCCCAGCAGGATCGCCGAAAGAGAGGCCATCAGATAGGAGGCCCGCCCGGGCAGAACCATGCCGGCCGCCAGGATCGGAAACGCGTACAGGACATAGAGATGCCCCCGCAAGCCGCCGGTGATATAGACCAGAACGGTGATGAGCAGGATGTCGAACAGGACTTGGGCGTAGGCCTGAGCCTGGAAGCGCCGGCTCTTGGCGTAGATGAGAAGAAAGACCAGGCAGGCGGCGTAGGCGAACAAGATGACGACATAGAACGGTCCGAGCGGCAGGAAGACCGCGGTCGAGAGCTGGATGACCACCGCCGCCACGAGCAGGGTGGTGACGATGATCAGGCGGAAGACGATCAGGCTGAGGATATTCTTCTTGACCGTCGTCATTGAATCTGGGCCATCAGGCTGAACATCGGCAGGTACATCGCAAGGATCAGCCCGCCGACGATTCCGCCGACAAAGATCATCATGATCGGCTCGAGCAGCGACATCAGCATGGCGACGGAAGACGAGACTTCGTCATCGTAGAAATCGGCCAGCCTGCCCAGCATCTGGTCCAGAGTGCCGGTCTCCTCGCCGACCTTGACCATTTGGATCATCATGAAGGGGAAGCGCCCCGTGGCCTGGAAGGACTCGGTCAGGCTGCGGCCCTCGGCCACCGTCCGCCGGGCGTCCATGACCGCTTTCTCCAGGATGACGTTGCCGGCCGTAGTGGAGGTGATCTTCAGGCACTCCAGCATCGAAACGCCGCCGGACAGCAGGGTGCTCAGCGTCCGGGTGACGCGGGAGATGGCCACCTTGGCCAGAATTTTACCCAGGATGGGGATGCGCAGCGCAGCCCGGTCCACGGACCAACGGCCCGCCGTCGTTTTGCGGTAGTATCGGAATAAAAAGATTCCGGCCACGATCGCCAGGACCATGTACACGATGTAGCTCTGGATGAAGCCGCTCAGGGAGAGGACGCCCCGGGTGATCCCGGGCAGCCGGGCCCCCAGCTCGGCGAAGATGCTGCCGAAGATCGGGATGACCTTCCAGAGCAGGAAGACCGCCACGATGAGGGCGAAAGTGATGATGGCCGCCGGGTAGACCATAGCCTGCCGGACCTGGCTGCGGAGCTTGACCATTTTTTCGATGAAGTCGGCCAGCCGCTTCAGCATGGTGTCGAGCGAGCCGCTCTGCTCGCCCGAGGCGACCAAGTTGCAGAATAAATCGTCGAAGACCTTGGGAAACTTGCGCTTGGCCTGGTTCAGGCTGGAGCCGGCCTCGACGTCCTCGCCGACGGATTTGATGACTTTCTTGAAATACTTGTTGCGGGTCTGTTCGGCCAGGATGTTGAGGCTTTGGATGAGGGGCAACTCGGCGTCGATCAGCACGGCCAACTGGCGGCTGTAAATGGCCAGCTCCTTGGGCTTGACCCTCTCGCCCAGGTGCAGGAACTTCAGCCCGCTCCGCTGGAGGGAAATCGAAGCGATCTGGATCTGCTCTTTCTGAAGGATTCGGGTCAGCTCGTCGGCCGATCCCGCCAGCCGCTCGCCCGCGACGGCGTCGCCGTAGCGGTTCTTGCCTTTCCAGATGTATGTGGGCATGGGGCCGTCCTTTCCGCCGCGCCTAGCGCTTCGAGCTGGAAGTCGAATAGGACGCCGACCGCGCCTCGCGGCGCTGGATGATGTCGGTCAGCTCCTCGGGGAACGAGGTCACGGCCAGCGCCGTCTCGCGGCTGATGGCCCGCTGGAAATAAAGCTCGGACAGCGACTGATTGAAGGTCTGCATGCCCGACTTTTCCTGGGCCAGCTGCATTTGGCTATAGATCATGTGAATCTTGTTCTCGCGGATCAGGTTCCGGATGGCGGGATTGGGGATGAGGATCTCCATGGCCAGGACGCGGCCCTTGCCGTCGGCCCGCGGCAAGAGGGCCTGGGTCAGGATCGCCTCCACGGACATCGAGAGCATGATCCGGGCCTGGGTCTGGTACTGGGCCGGGAAGATGTCGATGATCCGGGAGATCGTCTCGGAGGCCGAGTTGGTGTGCAGGGTGGAGAAGGTCAGGTGGCCGGTCTCGGCCACCCGCAGGGTGGCCTCCACGGTCTCGATGTCGCGCATCTCGCCGACCAGGACCACGTCGGGGTCTTCGCGCAGGACCGAGCGCAGGGCGTTGGGGTAGGACAACGTGTCGGCGTAAAGCTCGCGCTGGTTGATCAGCGCGGTTTTGGGCGTGAAATAGTACTCGATCGGGTCCTCGATGGTCACGATGTGGACGGCCCGCTCGCTGTTGATGTGATCGATCATGCAGGCCAGGGAGGTCGATTTGCCGCAGCCGGTGGGACCGGTGACGAGGATGAGCCCGCGCGGCAGGTAGCAAAGCTGGGCCACCCGGGGCGGGATGCCCAGCTTCTGAAAGCTCCACATCGAAGGCAGGAAGCGGCGGATGGCCGCTCCGACCGCCCCTTTCTGCATGAAGACATTGGCCCGGAAGCGGCCCATGTCCTTGACGCCGAAGGAAAAGTCGAGCTCCAGCTTCTCTTCGAACTGCTTCTTCTGCTTGTCGGTCAGCAGGCTGTAGATGAGCGTTTTGGTCTCGGCCGGGGTCAGGGGCGGCAGGTCGAGCGACTTCAGGACGCCGTGGATGCGGAGCCGGGGCGGGATATATGTGGTGATATGCAGGTCGGAGGCGTCCAGCTCGACCGTCTTCTGCAGGAGATCATGGATGACCAGCGGCATGGGTGTCTCCTAGTCCTTGATCGTCTCCCGGGCCACTTCATCGATCGAGGTGATGCCGGCCTTGATCTTGATCAGGCCGCTGCGGCGCAACGTGATCATGCCCTGCTCCATGGACTTCCGCTTGATGTCCTTGGACTGGGCCCGCACCAGGATCATGTCCTTGATCGCCGGCGTGACCTCCATAACCTCAAACAGGGCCGTCCGGCCCTTGTAACCGGTGTTGTTGCAGACCTCGCAGCCGCGGCCCTGGTAGACTTGGACCGATTCGGCCTCCTCGGCGGTGAACCCGAGCTCGGTCAGGACCCGGGCCGGCACCTTGGTCGGCACGCCGCAGCGCTTGCAGACCTTGCGGATCAGCCGCTGGGCCACGACCAGGACGACGGAGTCGGCGATCAGGAACGGCTCGACGTTCATGTTCATCAGCCGGTGGACGGTCGAGGCGGCGTCGTTGGTGTGGACGGTGGAGAAGACCAGGTGGCCTGTCAGGGCCGCCTTGATGGCCGTGTCCACGGTCTCCTGGTCGCGCATTTCGCCGACCAGCATGATGTCGGGATCCTGCCGCAGGAAGGCCCGCAGGGCGGCGGCGAAGGTCAGGTCGATTTCGTCCCGGATGTTGACCTGGTTGATGCCCGGCATGTAAAACTCGACCGGGTCCTCGGCCGTCATGATGTTCTTTTCCATGGCGTTGAGCGTGGAGATGGCCGAGTACAGGGTGTTGGTCTTGCCGCTGCCGGTCGGTCCGGTGACCAGGATGATGCCCCAGGGGCGGGCGATGGCTTTGCGGAAGGTCTCCAGGGATTCGGGCTCGAAGCCCAGCTTGGTCAGGTCGATCTGGAGGTTCTCGCGGTCGAGGAGCCGGGCCACGATCTTCTCGCCGAAAATCGTCGGCAGGGACGAGACGCGCATGTCCACGTCCTTTTTAACCTGATCCAGCTTGACCCGCATCTTGAGCCGGCCGTCCTGGGGCAGGCGCTTCTCGGCGATGTTCATGTTGGCGACGATCTTGACCCGCGACAGGACCGGGTTCTTGAATTTCATCGGCAGGTTCATCGTCTCGTAGAGGATGCCGTCGATGCGGTAGCGGATGCGGAAGGACTTTTCGTAGGGCTCGAAATGGATGTCGGAAGCGCCCTTCTTGATGGCTTCGACGAAGATGGAGTTGACCAGGGTGATGATCGGGGCTTCGTCGGCCGGGGGGCCGGACTCGTCCTGGACCTCGGCATCCTCAGCGGCCTCCTCGATGATGCTGATCTTGGAGTCGTCGGCCAGGGCGATGTCCTCGACCACAGTCTTGGGGCGGACGGCGTGGGAGGCGCCGTAGTACTTGTTGATGGCGTTGGCGATGCCCGGTTCCGAAGCGATGACGGGCTGGATGCTGAGCCCGGTCCGGAAGCGGATGTCTTCGATCACGTCGAGGTCGGTCGGGTCGACCATCGCCAGCGTGAGGAACGACCGAATCCGGTGGATCGGCATAATCATGTATTTCTTGGCCGCGTCCACTGTGACCAGGCTGATGACGTCGGGGTAGACCTCGAACTGATCCAAATCGATGTAAGGATAGCCGAGCTGGCGGCTCAAGCCCTGGGCCATCTCCTCGGACGAGACTTGGCCTTGGGCGATGATGGCGCTGGCCAGCGAGACTTCGTGTTTGCGCTGGAATTCCTGGGCCGCCCGCAATTGATCGGGGGTCAGAATTTTTTCCTTGACCAGAATATCGCCCAGCGTGGATCCCATAATTATCTCTTTATCACCAAATTAACTCGATATGACGTTTTTTGTCAACAATTTTTGTCACTTCGCCCCAGTCCCCCATGATAAGGGACGCTCGAAGAACAGGTTTTTCTCTCCCCGAAGGCGGTAGTATAAAAGGGACGGGACTCGCGCTTTTCACGCAGGAGATTGTCGTCCAGGCCGGCATTACGGTCAATCACCGAGGCGGAGCATTGGCCCGGTGATTTTTTCTCACCCCGCCTCACCCCTAGGGGTGAGGCGGCCGCTGCAATAGACTAGAGCTTTCCGCGCTCGAGCCCTCACCCGGGCCATCACCTTGCGCCCCCGGCGCATCATCGCGTTCGACACTACCCATTCTAGGCCGTTCGGCTTTTTTGTCAATAATCGCAAGGCCTTTTGTCGCATCTTGTCGCGCTTTGTCGGCCTTCGGTCCGCTTCGCGGCGCCGGCCCTCGGCCAAGGTTTCGAACGGACATATCGAAAGGCAGTCGATGGCGTTGCGGGGCAGCGTCCTAACTGCCTAATACGGTGACGACCACATGCCCTTTCTTGTGCCCCTTCTCGACATACGTGTGGGCCGCAACGATCTCCTCCAGCGGATAGCGCCTGTCGATGACCGCCCGGACCTTCCCGGCCTCGATGAGCTCCTTGAGGAAAGCAAGGTCCTCGGGACTCCCGCCTTTAGAACCCGCGTCCTTGTTGACGTTGAGATAGACGCCTGTCTTTTTCAAAGGCCTCCTGGCCCGTGAGGGCAGGAGCTTGCCGACGGCATCGAAGACGACGTCATAGGTCTTGTCGCCCGCGGTGAAGTCCTGCTGTGTGTAATCGATCACCCGGTCGGCCCCGAGAGATCTCACCATCTCCAGATTGGCCGTACTGCAGACCCCGGTGACATCCGCCCCGAATGACTTGGCGAGTTGCACGGCATAGGTGCCGACGCTTCCGGAGGCGCCGTAGATCAGAACCTTCTGCCCGCTCGTGATGTTCGCCTTCCGGAGGATGCGCAGGGCCACAACCCCTCCGGTGGCGACCCCGGCCGCGGCTTCCTCAAAGGTCATGTTGGCCGGCTTCGCCGCCAGCATCCCATCCTTGACGGCCGATTTCCGGGGCTTCTCCCGCAAGCATTTGGACTCGGCATAGGCGCCTAAGCCCCAACCAGTGAAGGCGAAGACCTCGTCGCCCGGCTTGAAGAGGGTCACATCCTTGCCGACCGACTCGACCTCTCCGGCCAGTTCCATCCCCAGGATCGGGTTCTTCGGGCGAGTGAAGCCGAGGACCAGACGCGCCATGAGCCGCTGCCCGCGGGGAACGTCGAAGCTTCGAATCCTCACATCCCCGCGGTGCACCGTCGTGGCGTGCACTTTGATTAACACTTCGTGATCCTTCGGAACAGGCTTGTCGACCTGTCGGAGATCAAGGACATCGGGAGGGCCGTAGCCCGTGCACACGACGGCTTTCACGAGCGTCCCCCCGACCCATCGGTGAGTACCGCACTTCTTCGGTCAGCATCCATTCCCATGGCTCCTCCCAGTCAAGCTATTCCGGTCTCTATCGGACGACAGGGATCTTGTTCACCGACTCGGTCCGGGCCGCTTGCGGTTCGAAACGAGGCCTTAACATCAAGAGCAAAGGTGCGCGCCTGGAGAGACTCGAACTCCCGACCCGCTGCTTAGAAGGCAGCTGCTCTATCCACCTGAGCTACAGGCGCGTATCGCCGATCGCATTGGTTTCTTAATCGGGGAGAACGGATTTGAACCGTCGACCTCTTGCTCCCAAGGCAAGCGCGCTGCCAGGCTGCGCCACTCCCCGTCCAAAGGCCCGCTCATCGTAACAGCGAGCCGATTTCTTGTCAATTGAACGGGTTAACGGCGGCCTAACCCTTTTTCGAACACGGCCCGATCCAGCCGCACCACGATCGGCCGCCCATGGGGGCAGACGGCCGGGTTGGAGGTCCGGAAGAGCTCCCGGACCAGGAACTCCATCTTCTCGCGCGGCAGGGGCTCACCGGCCTTGATCGCGGTTTTACAAGCCATCATCGCCAGGACGCGGGCTTTGCGGTCCTCAGTCTTATGCGACCGGACGTCTTCGAGCAGGGCCAGGAACGCGGCCAGGGCCGACTCGGGAGAAAAGATGTCGGGGTATTCGCGCAAGGCGTAGCTGCGCCCGCCCATCGGCTCGACCCGGAAGCCGGACTCTTCGAGCACGACCCGGCCGGACTCCAGGGCCACGGCCTGGGAGGGCGAGACGTCGAAAACCAAGGGGATCAGGGCCATCTTGACCGGCCAGCTCCGGCTGCGGTCGATCTCGGCGTAGCGGTCGTATAGGACCCGCTCGTGGGCGTTGTGCTGATCGACGACGAGAAG contains:
- a CDS encoding ATP-binding protein, which codes for MTTVKKNILSLIVFRLIIVTTLLVAAVVIQLSTAVFLPLGPFYVVILFAYAACLVFLLIYAKSRRFQAQAYAQVLFDILLITVLVYITGGLRGHLYVLYAFPILAAGMVLPGRASYLMASLSAILLGFLADGMFFGLIPYYLADQARETSAGLVLYTIFLAWALFAAMAFLSGHYGRSIRKAKDALGRVERELAIRERLAEAGKMSALIAHEIRNPLAAISGAVQVLKMELKPTGEPAQLMDIILRESKRVSQTIEQYLNLASPGPRDFQRFSMAAVVRETLTLLRAGGELGEGIRVEGNFDASSLDLYGSQSQFKQVVWNLIRNAIQAMPDGGWLRIDLNGAPGGGRRLRLADSGRGMNAAERARIFEPFFTTFDGGRGLGLTVVRRIVDDFEGTIEVLSEAGLGTEFILNFPERAAPSRPKEA
- a CDS encoding type II secretion system F family protein translates to MPTYIWKGKNRYGDAVAGERLAGSADELTRILQKEQIQIASISLQRSGLKFLHLGERVKPKELAIYSRQLAVLIDAELPLIQSLNILAEQTRNKYFKKVIKSVGEDVEAGSSLNQAKRKFPKVFDDLFCNLVASGEQSGSLDTMLKRLADFIEKMVKLRSQVRQAMVYPAAIITFALIVAVFLLWKVIPIFGSIFAELGARLPGITRGVLSLSGFIQSYIVYMVLAIVAGIFLFRYYRKTTAGRWSVDRAALRIPILGKILAKVAISRVTRTLSTLLSGGVSMLECLKITSTTAGNVILEKAVMDARRTVAEGRSLTESFQATGRFPFMMIQMVKVGEETGTLDQMLGRLADFYDDEVSSSVAMLMSLLEPIMMIFVGGIVGGLILAMYLPMFSLMAQIQ
- a CDS encoding type IV pilus twitching motility protein PilT — translated: MPLVIHDLLQKTVELDASDLHITTYIPPRLRIHGVLKSLDLPPLTPAETKTLIYSLLTDKQKKQFEEKLELDFSFGVKDMGRFRANVFMQKGAVGAAIRRFLPSMWSFQKLGIPPRVAQLCYLPRGLILVTGPTGCGKSTSLACMIDHINSERAVHIVTIEDPIEYYFTPKTALINQRELYADTLSYPNALRSVLREDPDVVLVGEMRDIETVEATLRVAETGHLTFSTLHTNSASETISRIIDIFPAQYQTQARIMLSMSVEAILTQALLPRADGKGRVLAMEILIPNPAIRNLIRENKIHMIYSQMQLAQEKSGMQTFNQSLSELYFQRAISRETALAVTSFPEELTDIIQRREARSASYSTSSSKR
- the pilB gene encoding type IV-A pilus assembly ATPase PilB, producing the protein MGSTLGDILVKEKILTPDQLRAAQEFQRKHEVSLASAIIAQGQVSSEEMAQGLSRQLGYPYIDLDQFEVYPDVISLVTVDAAKKYMIMPIHRIRSFLTLAMVDPTDLDVIEDIRFRTGLSIQPVIASEPGIANAINKYYGASHAVRPKTVVEDIALADDSKISIIEEAAEDAEVQDESGPPADEAPIITLVNSIFVEAIKKGASDIHFEPYEKSFRIRYRIDGILYETMNLPMKFKNPVLSRVKIVANMNIAEKRLPQDGRLKMRVKLDQVKKDVDMRVSSLPTIFGEKIVARLLDRENLQIDLTKLGFEPESLETFRKAIARPWGIILVTGPTGSGKTNTLYSAISTLNAMEKNIMTAEDPVEFYMPGINQVNIRDEIDLTFAAALRAFLRQDPDIMLVGEMRDQETVDTAIKAALTGHLVFSTVHTNDAASTVHRLMNMNVEPFLIADSVVLVVAQRLIRKVCKRCGVPTKVPARVLTELGFTAEEAESVQVYQGRGCEVCNNTGYKGRTALFEVMEVTPAIKDMILVRAQSKDIKRKSMEQGMITLRRSGLIKIKAGITSIDEVARETIKD
- a CDS encoding NAD(P)-dependent alcohol dehydrogenase — translated: MKAVVCTGYGPPDVLDLRQVDKPVPKDHEVLIKVHATTVHRGDVRIRSFDVPRGQRLMARLVLGFTRPKNPILGMELAGEVESVGKDVTLFKPGDEVFAFTGWGLGAYAESKCLREKPRKSAVKDGMLAAKPANMTFEEAAAGVATGGVVALRILRKANITSGQKVLIYGASGSVGTYAVQLAKSFGADVTGVCSTANLEMVRSLGADRVIDYTQQDFTAGDKTYDVVFDAVGKLLPSRARRPLKKTGVYLNVNKDAGSKGGSPEDLAFLKELIEAGKVRAVIDRRYPLEEIVAAHTYVEKGHKKGHVVVTVLGS